From the genome of Sediminibacter sp. Hel_I_10:
ATGTAACCATTAAATTGAATGTTTAAAGACCTTTTTCACCATTACGTAATGCGACATATAAAGAATCAAAATAAACATCATCATGTTCAATTAATCTACCACTTTGATGTTGAAATCTTAGCACAATAGTATTATCAAAATTATATCGCATTTCCGAGAATAATTCATAATTCCACTCATCGTTAAGAATTAAATTTGAAACCCATCTTATATTTCCATAAAAGAAACGTTTCTTTTTACCAACATCCAAACGTTCACGAAAATAGGCTGATTGCTCATAAGGTTCACCGAATTGTCTTTCAAAAAAACGAATAGGTTGTATAACCTTATAATTTTTATCCTCAATCCTAATAACGGATTTTGTAGGTAAATCCCCTGATATTGCATTTCTGTTTGACTCATAATCTTAAGATTTCATATTTTTAGTATCAACACTTTTATATTTTCATATGTACGATAGCCGCCATCCCGAGCATACCCAATACAATAGTAATTAATTGACCTATTTCTAATTCAGGAGGGCTAACGGTAACACCTGAGGCACTTAGAACGAACTCTAACAAAGGTTGAAGGATAAAATTGTATGCAAGAGCAGAACCACACACCCAACCGATAAAAGGACGCCAACCCGCAACAAAAATAGATTTGTGATTAGCCTCTACTTTGTTTAACTCAACTTGTAACATATCAGATTGTCGCATCTGTTCTGTTAAACGCTCAATAAACTCACGTTGTTTTGCTTATTACCTTTAAACAAATCCCAAAAATCCGAAGAATCAAGAACCCGACCAATATTTTTATGATTTCATTCATTGCGTTCTAGTCTTATTAATCTATTATTCAAATCATGCATCATTTTTGAATTATCCCTGATATCACGACTATTAAATTTTGAAGCCTCTATTATCGGAGCAGTCTTATCGATATACATTTTTTCAGTAAATCTAGGCTCAGATAAGTATTCTCTTATTTCCTTACGATTTGCATCGTCGTACTGTTTTGAAATTAAAAGCATTTGTACTTGCTGCTCTAGCAATTTTTGACCGTTAAAAACACCTATTATCAAAAAAAGCATCAAAGCTTGTACAACTTTTATAAATCCATCGATATACGGACGGTATTTTTCGTTAAACGGACTATTATTTTCAGTAGTTTGGGGCATCTAAAAAACAATTTAAATTATGGGTAATACAGAAATAGCAGTAGGACTAACAATACTAGTAATTGTATTAATAATATTTTTTCGGGCTTTATTATCGGAAGAGCTACCAAGAAAAGGTAAAAGCGTATAAATATATTCCATATCTGATGGAGATAATTCAGATAACATCATATCCATCAAGGATATTTCATCACCTATAAATGAATCTTGTGATCCAGTTCCATAGGTTTCTGAATAATTACGCAAACCAAATTTATTGGAAACTTTGTAAAAATCGGATTTACTAAGACCTTGTAAAGTCTGAAAAATAACATCTTCATCAGTTCCAAATCCTTTCATCGCATTATAAAGAACATCAGCCTTTTGTTGTGCTTGCAAGTCAGTTAAAGAACTACCAACTGAATTAGCTGTATCTGACAACTTTTTAAAAAAAGCTGAAATTTCATCTTTTAAAAAGTAATAAACCACTATAATCAATATGATAGGCAAAGCGTATTTTGACACCTTATCAAGTAAATTAGTGGTTTTACCCAAACCTTTTGAAGCTAATTTATAAACCATTATTAAAGCGAATTAAACCAAATTTTATTATACCAAGACGTTCTATAATTTTTAATCCCTTGCATTCTAAAAGACTCAGATGCATGGTTACGAATAAAAGCGTATAAATCATAATCAAAAGAAAACTTTAAACCGTAATACTGTGAAAGTCTTTGTAAATTCCAATCATTCCAACCTGACACAAAATCCTGAAAACCTGAAACATCGTCGTTTTTTATAAAAAACATAAATTTTTGCAGATGTTCATCCAAATCATTCACCCAATGCGAAGGAGTCAATTCTTTAGGTGTTGCAAAAATCCAGTTTCTAAAAAAGAAACCTTATACACCAATAAACAAAAAAGAAGAACTAAAAACCCCATTATATTTGATATAAATTTCATATGCCCGTTAGAGTTATTGCAGTTTGTTCGGCTTCGCATTTGTTTTACAAATATTATGAATCTGATTTCCAAAAGGCAAATTTGGTAGAATTTGCTTACATTTAATCATACATTCAACCATGTTAAACTGATTATCTGTTATTTCATCAATTGTACCAATAAAACCACCACTAGCACCGCCAGTAGAATCCACAACATCAACATTCGCATCAGCACTACTTTTTTCGTCCTGTTTTTAAAAAAAACAACTATAATCAAAATAGGGATGAGAAGTAACAACCCTATTTTAAGATAATTATTTTAGTTTTATTCTTTTTAAAGCCATTTAAATACGTTTTAAATTAACCATCGAAACTGGTTGTACAAACTTTGAAGATACACTCTTAATTGTACCTTTTGGGTTAACGTGAGCTAATAAACCGCCTTTTGGATCATCACATTCACACGGTTTATTTGGAGTTATTTTTTTTGTAAACCACCCACCAACAAAGGCAAGACCACCAATTAATAAAATTAAACCAAATTTTAGCGGATTTGTAGATTTTGAAGCCATAACAATAATTTTAAATTTTAAATAATTTTCAGGATTAACAAGTTTATTTTTTTTATAAAATTCAATATGAATATGGTTTGCATCCCTGAATTATAACCAT
Proteins encoded in this window:
- a CDS encoding 3TM-type holin; this translates as MRQSDMLQVELNKVEANHKSIFVAGWRPFIGWVCGSALAYNFILQPLLEFVLSASGVTVSPPELEIGQLITIVLGMLGMAAIVHMKI